From a region of the Burkholderia lata genome:
- a CDS encoding glutathione S-transferase family protein produces MLHILGKIPSINVRKVLWLCTELNLPFEQEDWGAGFRTTNDPAYLALNPNGLVPVIKDDDFVLWESNTIVRYLANRYGGDALYPAEPQARARVDQWIDWQGADLNRSWVGAFLGLVRKSPDHQDPAGIAQSIAGWTKHMQVLNAQLKATGAYVAGNGFTLADIPIGLSVNRWFGTPFEHPDFPAVKRYIERLATREGFQKYAGSANP; encoded by the coding sequence ATGCTGCACATCCTCGGCAAGATCCCGTCCATCAACGTTCGCAAGGTGCTGTGGCTGTGCACCGAGCTGAACCTGCCGTTCGAACAGGAAGACTGGGGCGCGGGCTTCCGTACGACCAACGATCCGGCCTATCTCGCGCTGAATCCGAACGGTCTCGTGCCCGTCATCAAGGACGACGATTTCGTGCTCTGGGAATCGAACACGATCGTCCGCTATCTCGCGAACCGCTATGGCGGCGACGCGCTGTATCCGGCCGAGCCGCAGGCGCGCGCACGGGTCGATCAATGGATCGACTGGCAGGGCGCGGACCTGAACCGCTCGTGGGTCGGCGCGTTCCTCGGCCTCGTGCGGAAGTCGCCCGATCACCAGGATCCGGCCGGCATCGCGCAGTCGATCGCGGGCTGGACGAAGCACATGCAGGTGCTGAACGCGCAGCTCAAAGCGACCGGCGCGTACGTGGCCGGTAACGGCTTCACGCTCGCGGACATTCCGATCGGCCTGTCGGTGAACCGCTGGTTCGGCACGCCGTTCGAGCATCCGGATTTCCCGGCGGTGAAGCGCTATATCGAACGTCTCGCGACGCGCGAAGGCTTCCAGAAATACGCGGGTAGCGCGAACCCGTGA
- a CDS encoding serine hydrolase domain-containing protein: protein MTIPFKKLILRGVALAVVAAVGYTGYMLSRLAPIATGYAAKALCSGVYVSGRPAESVIDVDIMAGVHPLLKLVHPSIDPDHHRATATFAGFAEREADFRPGLGCTLALGPSPGALPAALPPLPDPPSTQPAPATPPAGVDAQKLQTALDRAFDEPDPARPRRTRAVVVMWRGQVIAERYAPGFTADTPLPGWSMTKTVTAALVGTLVAQHKLSLDTSALLPEWRGSGDPRAAITLDELLRMTSGLQFNEDYDDPLSDVALMLYAQSDTARFASAKPLAATPGTRWSYSSGTSAIVARVMREALGGSEDDYLALPRRALFAPLGMRSAVFEPDASGTLVSPSYMYASARDWARFGQLLLQDGVWDGQRLLPEGWVRYLTRTTPQSERQEYGAQLWVKVPEPFNDRDPHAVAMPADAFHAVGHEGQFVSVVPSRQLVVVRLGLSRPESAWNHEAFLARVLDALPAPGA from the coding sequence ATGACGATCCCCTTCAAGAAGCTGATCCTGCGCGGCGTCGCGCTCGCCGTCGTCGCCGCGGTCGGCTACACCGGCTACATGCTGTCCCGGCTCGCCCCCATCGCGACCGGTTATGCGGCAAAGGCACTGTGTTCCGGCGTGTATGTATCGGGCCGCCCGGCCGAGTCCGTGATCGACGTCGACATCATGGCCGGCGTGCATCCGCTGCTGAAGCTCGTGCACCCGTCGATCGATCCCGACCATCATCGCGCGACGGCGACCTTCGCCGGCTTCGCCGAACGCGAAGCCGACTTCCGGCCCGGGCTCGGCTGCACGCTCGCGCTCGGGCCGTCGCCCGGCGCGTTGCCGGCCGCGCTGCCGCCCCTCCCCGACCCGCCGTCCACGCAGCCCGCGCCTGCCACGCCGCCGGCCGGCGTCGACGCGCAGAAGCTGCAGACCGCGCTCGACCGCGCGTTCGACGAGCCCGACCCGGCACGACCGCGGCGCACGCGCGCGGTCGTCGTGATGTGGCGCGGCCAGGTGATCGCCGAGCGTTATGCGCCCGGCTTCACGGCCGACACGCCGCTGCCCGGCTGGTCGATGACGAAGACCGTGACGGCCGCCCTGGTCGGCACGCTCGTCGCGCAGCACAAGCTGTCGCTCGATACGTCGGCGCTGCTGCCCGAATGGCGCGGCAGCGGCGATCCGCGCGCGGCCATCACGCTCGACGAGCTGCTGCGGATGACGAGCGGCCTGCAATTCAACGAGGACTACGACGACCCGCTGTCCGATGTCGCGTTGATGCTGTACGCGCAGTCCGATACCGCGCGGTTCGCGTCGGCGAAGCCGCTCGCCGCGACACCCGGCACGCGGTGGTCCTACTCGAGCGGCACGAGCGCGATCGTCGCGCGCGTGATGCGCGAAGCGCTGGGCGGCAGCGAGGACGACTACCTCGCGTTGCCGCGCCGCGCACTGTTCGCGCCGCTCGGGATGCGCAGCGCGGTGTTCGAGCCCGATGCGTCCGGCACGCTCGTCAGCCCGTCGTACATGTATGCGAGCGCACGCGACTGGGCGCGCTTCGGGCAGTTGCTGCTGCAGGACGGTGTGTGGGACGGGCAGCGGCTGCTGCCGGAAGGCTGGGTGCGCTACCTGACGCGCACCACGCCGCAGTCGGAGCGCCAGGAATACGGCGCGCAGCTGTGGGTCAAGGTGCCGGAGCCGTTCAACGATCGCGATCCGCATGCGGTCGCGATGCCGGCCGACGCGTTTCATGCGGTCGGCCATGAAGGCCAGTTCGTGAGCGTGGTGCCGAGCCGGCAGCTGGTGGTCGTGCGGCTCGGGCTGTCGCGGCCGGAATCCGCGTGGAATCACGAGGCGTTTCTCGCGCGCGTGCTCGACGCTTTGCCGGCGCCGGGCGCGTAA